A segment of the Triticum urartu cultivar G1812 chromosome 1, Tu2.1, whole genome shotgun sequence genome:
CGCACGGTGCCTAGGCTTATGCCCAATCGCTGGTAGCGAAAAACCGATGGGCGAGAGGCGAGGAACGATGGCGTGTTCGGATAACGTCATTAATAAATAACTTAAAAAGGAAGAAAGCATGACTTAGAACAACACGTGCGCACACATTGCTTACCCACGGATATGATATACCCATGTGCCCAATAAAGCACACAATTGACACCAAGAATTGTATATGCTATCATGAGTTAACACTTAACACACACGGGTTTTCTATACAAACCGTGTGTGTTACTTCAAAATCATCACACACGAGTATTCATATCACACATCATGTGCGATGTTCGAAGACATCACAAACAATTTGCGTAAGTAAATCGTTTGCCAACAATGCACACATATATACTATTTGAATCATGCGTGTTATGACGACATATCACACATGTAGAAAGTAGAATTATAGTTTAGTGTGTACCTTATATCACACACGGTCTATATACTAACATCATGCCTGATGGATGGGCCGTCGAACACATTTTGTTTTCTAACATGAGTATATTTTTTTACCGTTCGCAATGTGTTCATTGCCAGTTctatcaaatcgtgtgtgatagATGTGTCGTCTTGGGCCCAATCTGCAGTAGTGATCGCACATAATTGGTTCCTGACAACCGTTTGCCACTCAACGCATGTGGCTTGTGTGGCGGAAACTCTGTGTGTGTGTTTTTTTGACTTATCGCAATCAGTTCTTTCAACAGAAACAGAATTGTGTGCCCTATATCACACACAATCTTCTCAAATTGTGCATGATTGATCGGCCATAGGAAAAGTTTATTTATTTGGCTTacatttttatttttctattgTTTACGGTTTCTACATCGCACATAATTCGGTTCAAAGATGTGTGATAGGTGTATCTTCATGAGTTCATAGCACAGTTTTGCACTAGTGTCCTTTAAAcatgtttggatactctaactcagttagaggttagagttagattctaactCTAAACTAACCATGAACTAACTCTAGTCAAAGAagtgtttggatggcagggttagatgaAGCGTGGATACGGCGAGACGCCTTCACGGGCGGTgtgagagggagggagggagaggacgAGAAGCTTCGAGAAAGTGGGGAGGGATCTGCTGCGGGTAGAGCGAGAGAAAAGTGTGGTTTTTAGTGGTCCCGAGAAGAACTAACCTAAATAAGTGCCTCTTGGATGGGTTAGATTTTTTGAATGGGTTAGATGCATCTAACCCAAACTAACCCTCCTGTTTGAATATTTTTGGTTAGTTGAGACCAAACTAattcaaactaactctaacccatgaaTCCAAACAAGACCAAAGTATTTTTTACGGACCAAGGAGCTATTACCCATCTTAATTAAAAACGAGTAAACCTCCAAAATTTCACCGCTGTCACCCACGATGTGCACGCAGTGCCTGCCAAGGTTCAAGCAGAAACCAAACCAGTGCACCTAGCCCACGGGTTGAAACAGGCCTGCCCTATCGTGGATCCACGCATGTGCCATCCTATCACGGACTCCTGTCCCATTCCGCCCATCTCCCGAAGAATACCACCATTGTCTCTCGTGGCGACCTCTATATAACGCCAAGACCTAATAGCCAGACTCACACACTCGCAGTAGCTAGCTAGGTGCTTGACCTACTACTGCTCGTGACCAATATGGCGTCCAAGGTATCGGCTTCATGTGGCCTCTTCCTTGCCCTTAACCTCCTCTTGTTTGCAGTGACCAGTGCCTGCCCAAGCTGCGGCGACTCGGGCAACAATGGTGGCCACGGGAGCAGCGGCGGCGGgagaggtggtggcggtggaggTGGCAGCGGCGGAGGAGGGCATGGAGGCGGGGGCGGCGGAGgccatggaggcggcggcggcggatatGGAGGCGGAAGCGGTGGAGGAAGTAGCGGTGGTGGGATCATTGGCGGCGGTCCAGGTGGTGGCATCATCGGCGGGGGCCCTGGTGGCGCGATCATCGGCGGCGGGAGCGGTGGTGGTGgaagtggcggcggcggtggtggcggtggcgggtatggaggaggaggcggcggcgggacgAGCGGGTGGTACGGCAAGTGCCCGACGGACGCGCTGAAGCTGCACGTGTGCGCCAATGTGCTGGATCTGATCAAGGCGAAGGTGGGCGTGCCTCCGTTGAACGACCGGTGCTGCCCGCTGCTCAACGGGCTCGTCGACCTGGACGCCGCCATCTGCCTCTGCACCGCCATCAAGGCCGACGTGCTAGGCATCCACATCAACCTTCCCATCCACCTCAGCCTCATCCTCAACTTCTGCGGCAAGGGCGTCCCGACCGGCTTCATGTGCCCTAACTAATCCCGGCGATACTATTGAGTTCGCGCGCGTATGATCTCCCACAAAGAAAAGGAGACACGAGAGGTCACGtccacgcatgcatgcatgatcTCGACGAAGTGCATGCATGCGTTCAATAATCAAAAATTGTTGCTTTGGTTTAGTTGTTCTATATTTATTTTTAACGTGTGAGTCGTAGCTTGTGGTAGTGACCATTGCATTTTGTTTTGCGATGGAATGTGTCCGTTTGTAGTTGGTGTTGGTGTTGTTACATTATCTTTCCCTAATTATTGATTTGAAAGATGCATAGCATCTAATGAATTTGATTTAGTATTCAGTTTTGCTACCAAGATACAACATAGTAACCTGTGATTGTTGGATCCGAGTCAAGGGAAATTTGACCAAATTGCAATCCATTGTCTTTGTTCTTAGACCTTCTATTTCTCTATGTTACGAAACCCCCAAGTCTCATCTTCAATTGCAGTTCAATTACAATGTCACATCATTTTAATAGTTACAAGACATCACATGATACTTGCTTATGATACTACAATGGAAGAGGTCTTAGGCTAACTCGTTGTACCAATAAACCGAGATTTCAGATCTAAAAAGTAGAATTTGACCACTCAGGCGGACTAAGCCTAGCTTAGATGGTAAGTTTATTGTGGGAGAGAATTTATGGTACGTAGGAGTCCAAATTAAGTTTTGTTTGCATTTTTGTGTTTCTTGTGATGAGGGCTTTCAAATAAATTCTAATTTGATTACATCTTGTTGAGTTTTTCAAACTTCGATAACTTTTAACTCATAAAACTTGGTACGATTGAATGACAAAGTCATAAGTTTCAAAAACTAAGATGTTAAACATGGTGTCCCATCGTGCGGAATCCGACGGCTTTGCAGATCGCGAGGCAATCCGACACGGCTGGTAGGTGCGTGCCCCCACACCTGCTAACTTTCGGGTTCCTTGTGATGGAACAAGCTCACCCGAGTTCGAGAGCTAAACTAGGCACGTGTGTTCGTGTATTTCTTGAATTTATTCTAGGCTCTTCGATTCTACTCTTTCAGTGGTAAGATGTGCTTGTCGACTAGGAGATGTATGGACGGCTTCCTCAATCTCAAGATCTGCCAGTTAATTAAGGTCTCTCAAAGATAAGGATAATGTGCATACATATGTTTATAGAAATGAGTGTGCGTGCGTGTTATGAGTGTCGGTGTACTATGTTTCtttaaataaataaaaggaaaaaaactTGACCACTGGGGAGCGGGGAGCGAAGAATGCAGACCTCATGCTCTAAGGGCATCTTCAACGGCAACACGTAAATTTCCTCCCGCATCCGTTCGCGGATAGGGAGACCAGTCCACAGACACGGATTCGGAAGGTCGCCATCTAACGCTTTTCACATACATTTTAAACTCTTTTCAACGGACCGGATGGAATTCATGCAAACACGCTggatttcatacaaacatgacggattCACTTGATTTCGAACATTTAGAGAAAAAACGACCCGACCCTATACCTATCCTACACACCGGCGGCGGCCGGCTTCCGAGCCCTTGTCATCCTCCATCCGCCGTCTTCATTACCACCAGCGATAAGACCGATTAAGTGCAGGTGCGGTCTCCGgtgaggaagagtagaacacgggagacggaccggcccACATTGGACATAAGGCCCCGCCTCCCGTGGCCTACTCATCCTCGAAGGAGTCCGCGACCTGCCTGTCCCCGGTGGACGTGAGGTCCACGATGGAAATGGTAGCGTCGGTGTTGTCGTCGTCCCACCAGGCTGCCTGATAGTTCGTCGGCGGCACAGATGGCGTTCTTCTCCCCCGCGATCGCATGCAGTTGCGCCTCCGCGGCGGCCGCTTCCTAGCGAGCGGCGGCTTGAGCGCGGACGGCATCATAGATGGCACGCTGCTCCGCGGCGAAGTTGGGGTTCGCCGCGGCCATGGCCGCCAAGGCCTCCTCGCCGTCAATCTGGCCCTCCTCCAGTCGGTGCTGCTCCAGAAGGAACAGGTTCTACCGTTGTTCCTCCTGTGCATGCTGGAACATCGACAAAGGTGTCGGCCCAGGCCGCACCTCCGCCATGGCGCCGTTGTAGTGCGCATGTGCCTGCTTCATGGTGAAGCCGACGTGCACATGAGGGTCGTCCTCTTCGTTGAAGACCTCGGGCATGTTGTCCGGCATGCCGGACTTGATCCTCTTGGTACGGCGGCTCGGTCAGGCAGCGGCAAGGGCGGACACCACGTGCTTCATCTCAGTGGAAAAGTCTCTCCTACAAAACTTCGCCGCCCGCAGTCATGGCGGATGTAGTACAAGGGTGGATGATGGGGAGCGGCTAGTGTTGTGGAGTGGAGTTAGCCGGGTGTGGCCACCTTTAAATAGCGGATTCCGGTGAGGCCAGGCATCCAGGTGCATCAATGCGCGACGCTGGAGTAGGTTTCTCGGCCGGCGAGTCTGTTTAATGGCGGCATACGGACGGACAGGGCATCTCTGGCATTGAACAGGCGCGGACATCGAAGACGCGTCGCGGACGGCACCCTCGGCCGGGGTGTCGCTTCAATGGCGGAGCCAGTGAGAGATCACATCCACGTTGAGCCGTCTTCAATATGCAGCGGCACGCTTTACAACGGTATGGATGTGGGTAGCTCGCACCGGACGAAAACGCGCGAGGGAGagggtcccccccccccccccccccgtttgTCTCCGGCTTATAAGGGAAAACGCGTCTGGACTGTCCGACGGACCGATACAGACTTGTGTTGAATAATTTCTACAATCCGAACGGATGCGGGAGGTTTGAAGGAAAGATGCCCTAACCAATTCCTCTGTAGTCATGATGAGTACGGTACCACCAAAGCCGACACGTTAACAGTGTTGGAGTAGTTTATTTTTGAAGATCGAGTGCAAGTTGATTCTTGCTAGAAAAATGTATCCAAGCACGGAATCAAGAACACAAACTGATCAGAGGAATCATCATGTCCGCGTCCAGCAAATCCTCTCCCCCAGCACGTGCACTGTCTCAGACATTCTTGTTGTGCTGAATGCAACTTGCTGGTCACGACCTCAGTTTTATGCAACGATCCGTGTTGTGATCCCAGGGGCACTCTCGGCATTTCCTATACGGCGCCCGTGGCACCCGTTATAGGCATGTACACTGGGTCTAGTAGCGGGCTGGCCCATTGTCTGTTCTGCTCACCTTTTCTCTGCGTTTTCATTTGGGTTTTCTAcgttttattttttttcttttttcttttctttaatgcatgatttttttaaaattgatggtttataaaattgatgaactttttctaAAATTCAATCAACTTTCTTCAAAATCAATGATTCTTTTTCCAAATAcgatgaactttttaaaatttgATGACATTTTTCAACTTCGTGAACTTTTGTGAAGTTTGTTAACTCTTTTCCAAAACCCAtgaactttttttatttttcgtgaCTTAGACTTATTTTGGTTTTTTAAAAGTCGATGATCAAATGCGATTGGTCAAAATGTGATCGAGCGatgtggtggggggggggggggaggggtcAAGTGATCAAGCGCTCGTCTTCTACATGGGGGCATGTGAGCGCTGGCTCCTCCAAGTGGCGCTTAAGGCACCACATAGGAGCTCCTGCCATTCTCCTCCAAAGCCACGTCCGACCTACCTCGGGATGGGAATGGGTTGGGCTGCTCTGGCCTAGACCTAGTCCTTGTTGGCCCCTCTGTTCTGTTCAGGGAGATGGAGCCAACCCAATGGTCCAATATCGAGTGGCCTCATGTTTTATTGGCAATATGATCAGACCCATCTTAATACTAGATTGCACAAGAACGAGCATTTACACAACAACATTATTTAAACTAGAATCATTTAGTTATAGGGAATTTTAGTAAGTTATGATATTTAGAATTTATTTGTTCAAAGAAAAAAGGAACAAAGGCAGCTACATTTCTATATCTACCATGAATCGTTTGCATCATATGGTAGCACATTTGTAACTCTGAAACAAAAGcagtcttgggtcaatagttagaaaaaaaatcatataagCACAAGGGTAACAACCTTGCAAAGGCATGTGCATTATAACGCCGGACTGCAACCTCGAGAAACTAGATTTGGATCGACCTGCTTGTCCTAATGGGTTAATGGTGTCTGATTTCCCTTGCCCAAATTTTTTTATCTAGCTAACCCAAAAGGTCCGTCGACCTCGAAATTATGGGTCGGACCAGTCTCCTAATGAGTAATGCCATCCATTTCCATCGTGACATGTTCCTGCCACTCCTTCGCTCTTCATATAAGAAACAATAAAATTGATATAGCTAGGAGCTCTCAAATGATCCAATACTCTGGACCGTCTGATCTTCTTGTTGAATGTTCCAGATCACTCGGCATCCTAGTGCATGCCCTTAGGCCAGTTTCTCCGTGCTAGATTACTCGATGTGGCCGACCAAATGACGACTCTATGGTCGCTACTTTGAAGGCCAACCTGGAAACTTCGTTGTTAATTAGACCGACATAATGTGAACATCACGTCCTAGACATTTTTTGCGGGCGCTCTATTCTGATAGAATCATGCTTTCCCCTCCAATTTCTCCCGCCCTAGTCAGTCTTGCCTGAGACCTCGATCATCTTATACCGAAGCAAAGGTGAGTTGGCTACGCAATAGGGAGAACATGGAGGGGCGGTGTGGTGTGTTGCCTCCCCCAACCTTAAGTCACTGTCGATAGTGGGGACATGGGCTTTGCCTAATCTTTTTCCTCGGATATCTAGGACACAACCGCCTTCAACCCATCCTCTGTGTTGTTGCAACTCGCAACCACCCCTTCTCTTAATGATTCTCAAAATTTCCAAACCTACGACAACATGTTATGAATAGGAGCTACGGGATTATGTGTCCTCCAATCATTCATCTCTCCCCCACTTATTCCAACTGTGAGCCCTCGTGAATTCCAATAAGTTGAGGTCATGCCAGCCCGTAGGTTGTAAtctataaaaactagatgataccccgcgcgttgctgcgggaatGGCTAAATAATATTTGATGTTTAAAAACATGAGATTTTAAGAAAACATTGTATATGaaaatgacatagaaattttttaaGGAAATATTATTTAAAGTATCTTGAGAAAATGTGACGAAAAGCCAGACAATGTGTGTATCTGAATTTTTTCTTTAACTCCTTACCTTCAGAGCTTATCATCAAGGTGATCAGGAAAAAAACGTGAAGTAGAGCTAATAGAGACATCTCATCCATTTGTAGAACCTAAAACAATGATAGCATAATAGTAGAAACTATTGTTGTGCATTCCATTGAAAAATTATATAAAACATGGGTTTACACATAATCTGATTTTCTATAATAAAAGGGTCACCTATAAATCAAGAGACTCACTTTTTAGTCTTCTCAGCGGAACAATTTTGTGCAACATACTGCTATTTATTTTGGGTTGTCTTTCATGATAGTATACCTAGGCACCTCTGATTATTATTATTTTTGCCTTCTCTGATGCGCAACTATGCATGCTTCTGCATTATGTAAAGCTTAGGCTGCAAGCTGGCAGCGAGATGGAGAAACAGAAAACATCATAATAACCGTAGAGCCAGCTGTGTGATGCATCAGATGGAGATGAAGGGAGAGTTCAACATCACCATGACCGCAAGGTTGATTTATCTGCTAGCCAGTATAAGATTGAGattcaaaaaataataataaggGGCCATTAGAGTTTAAATTAGAACTAAATTAACCGACACATGTTTATGCGTGGGTCTACCTGTGATTGCTGCAATGAATCCAATATAATTTGTCGTACAAAAGGGTCAACCATAACTAAGAACCAGTACATTTGAAGGCGAGGTAGCAATTATGAGCTAATGAAATTGAGATAGAAGAAATAGCAACTGAGAAAGGTCGGGAAGAGAGTATGGATGTAAGTGGCAGATAAATGGCGTCCACAATCCCGTttagttagtttttgctagcttGATAGTTTATTTTCCTCAAACAAACAAAAAACCTTTTTAAACTATCATACCATAAGTGGACTTTAAACGGGATTAAACGGGACCGGTTGACATGAGGAGAAGAGAGGAGGTAGCAATTATGAGCAAATGAAATTGAGAtagaaaaaaatagcaactgaGGAAGGTCGGGAAGAGAGGTTGACTCCATCGAGATTGCTATGAGAGAGCGCGCGGAGGCTGTACCTTGAAGCATGCACCTCGATCAGGAGGCTTCGACCCCATGATGCGCAGTCCGACGGAAGCACCGATGAGCATGTGCTGTAAAATCAGGTTTTGCACAAACGCAATGTATTAAGGAAAATTAGATCAATCGATAGACCTTAATTGATTTTTTTGGATCTTGCTGTGTACCTAGATAGTCTTTACACACTTGTATATGTGATATTTggagtaagcttgtgacaccaGGAAACTCTTCACTGTGCCTAAAAGCAAATAAAATGGGAAAAGTAGCATGAAAAGTTTATCTTCACAATTTCTATCTATTCGTAATCTCCAGCACACTATTAAGTTTCAGTGATTCTTTGTCGACCAAACAAAAGAAACTCGAGAATAATCGATTAATGCATCCATAGTTTGTGTTCTTTACCTAAAATCTACATGGAACAATTACACAGAGGGAAGTGTAGAAGAACTATTGTGGAACCTCAATAAAAAAGGAAGCGAGCCAACATGCTTCGCCATAAAACATTTGAATTTGCATATACCTTCAGATTGGAGCGTGCCTGGGAAGTACTCTTCATCAGTAAGAAAATATAAATTAGAAAAAGGTTCCAGTATGAAACATGAATTTGCATATGGTTAGAAACTGAATAGTAATATTCCCACAAAAACTCAGAAACTGAAACATAAATTTGCATGTAGCCACAAACTGAATAGTAATCTTCCCACAAACGCTCAGAAACGCATATAGTCAGAAACTAAATAGTAATCTTCCCATGTGTATACCGTAATAAAATTACTCAGAAACTGTAACTTGCATCTACCTTCATATTGGAGAGTGTGTGGGGAGTAATCTTCAGTAAGAAAACAGCAGCTCGATCCCAAGGTAGCCGAGAAGAAACCCGAAGGATTTAAATGGAAGGCTACATATTGAATCAAGCAAAAATTAAATTCAGAATTGGAATAGGGAAAGAATTAAAATGCAAGGTTGTGTATTCAATCAAACAAATGAGCATATCAATCAAACATCCGGAATAGAGAAAGAACAAAAATTGAAAGCTATGTATTCAATCAACCAAAATTATATGTACATATCAACGAAACACACAAAAATTCAGAATTAGTGATGGATGGGGACATTATGTGCCAATAGGACCCATAAACCTGAGGCGCAATAACCAAGATGACTGACATAGGGAATGGCTAGGAGAGAGGAAGAATAACCAAGATGACTGACATAGGGAATGGCTAGGAGAGAGGAGAGAGTTGCTGACCACTGGCAGCAGTATGAGCGTCGTATGGCAGACATCCATCCATATGGGAGGACGATGGGAATAAAATGAGTGGGGCAGCAACTTTAAAAGGGAACCCGTCAGTTTCTTGTGGACATCGTGGGGAGAGGAAGTGGAGCGTCGACCATCAATTACCTGCAgcagattttttttctttttaggAGGTAGTTATGGAAACGGAGAAGATAAACAGTGTGGGCCATTTCAAGCATTGGGCTGCACAGCAGTTGAAGCAACGGGCTATGTACGGCTCGTGTGAGCAAAGGGGGAAAAAAGAGTGAAGAACAACAGGAGAACATGAGCTTCAGCTGTACTCCGTAGATCGCCGGCAATTTTAACTATTTTGACCTGTGGACGAAATCAATTCACAAAATAAACTGcccgtgaaactatttcacaacACTGACCCTTTTGTGTAGCGCCCGCCACGCAGGCGCCACACCCTACGGTGCAGCGCCTAGCTCGGGGGCGTTGCACCTCAGTCCACCGTGGCAGCCTCTGGGCCCGCACCCAGCAGTGCAGCGCCTCAGAGCTAGGCGCTGCACCGTAATGTGCAGCGCCCGGCCCGCAGGCGCTGCACTGTGACTTAGATGCCAGCCGCCCGctgccccccccccaccccacccaTTCGTTCCAGAGGAGTTACAGAACAGGCGGCCGGCGGcttcctcctctccccctctcaaTCGCCTCTTAAAGAATCTTCAAATCTGACGATTTGGCCCGTGGATTCCTTCACCAATCCATCCTAGAAGGTACTTTTCTCCGATCCCCTTCTTTCTATCCATAGAATGTATGCTATTTTGGAGATTCGAGAAACCCTTGTTTGAATCTTGTGTGTATTAGATTTAGAGAATTTTTGTTTGAATCTTGCATGTATTAGATTTGGGGAACCCTTGTTAGACTAGAATGTGGTTTGGATACATAGGTTGACATGTTATTTATATAGTTTGGATACATAGGTTGACATTTTATTTATATGAAAAAGATATTTGTATTGAATCTTGCATGAGGTAGGCTTAGTTTAGTTTATTGAAATTACATTTGTATTGGCAAGAATGGTTTGGATACATATGCTTTGTATTTTGCATCTAGTAGGCGTACTTTAGTTTATTTGTATTGAAAAGATAATCGTGTTGACAAGAAAGCTTTCTTTCAAAATTGTTAGGATGGTTTGGCTTCTCGATGATCACTGGGATAAACAATACCGGTCGTACGCTATGGCGTTGGAGCAGCGGGTAATAATGAAAGTGGCCTGTTTTATGAATTTCGTATTTATTTCAAACACAAATGCCCCATATGTAATGTTATGAATTGTTTGTTTGTAGGCGCTTGCACCTTTGAAGCTTCGTTCTCACggggtcacccttgggtggaTGCGCTATGATGAGCGATACACACCATATGTAAGGGAGACAGGACTTCTCCCTTTCATTCATATGGTCAGACGGTCGACGCCACCCAACATTGGCTAGTGCTTGCATCATTTTTCTTCGACCTTTTCCTTGGTTTCGTACATTTTCTTTTGTTGTGGCCATGACCTTTGCATTCCCCACAACGGGAGCTCTCACGAGGCTCTTGGAATTGATCGTTTCCCGCTTCGCGGCAGCCACCATGGCCCCATCCGTCCATGTCGCCTCTAAAACGCTTTGTTTTACGTCTACCACGTTTAACAACCTTCAACTCCGGATCCGGCCATAGTTGAACTCCATGGTACTCCGGCCATTGTGATTGGTCAAAGTATGGGTGAAAGCGGGGAGCCCATGTTTTCTTGACCGTCATGATTGAGAACTCCAACTCCCTCACGGTGCGTGGGTGATTGATGTCCACATTTCTAACGCGACCGGCGGTATACAAATGTAAGCATGGGAGATGAAGCAACAATGGCCTCCCGCAAGAGCAATCACATTGTGTTAACGACACCTTGAAAGCCCGACCTCCATGTTGCCGGCCATCGTTTGTGGTTCCTCCTGGCTCTTTCACTTCATACTTCCACTCTTCGTTGTCATATAATATAGCTTCTTCTGAGTCCGCCTTTCGTGATTGAAATTCTAACCATTCATCAACCTTGGGTGGGAACTTGTACTTGTACTTGCGCGGGTTCTCACCCGCTATCTGTGCATCAGTTTCCATTGAGTACTTTAGAAAGTACGCATTCATCTTGTCAAATGTGTATTGAACTATTGCCGTCACAGGTAATCCACGTGCACCTTTGAGCACCCTATTGAAACA
Coding sequences within it:
- the LOC125534049 gene encoding putative glycine-rich cell wall structural protein 1, with amino-acid sequence MASKVSASCGLFLALNLLLFAVTSACPSCGDSGNNGGHGSSGGGRGGGGGGGSGGGGHGGGGGGGHGGGGGGYGGGSGGGSSGGGIIGGGPGGGIIGGGPGGAIIGGGSGGGGSGGGGGGGGGYGGGGGGGTSGWYGKCPTDALKLHVCANVLDLIKAKVGVPPLNDRCCPLLNGLVDLDAAICLCTAIKADVLGIHINLPIHLSLILNFCGKGVPTGFMCPN
- the LOC125513254 gene encoding uncharacterized protein LOC125513254 isoform X1; translation: MDVCHTTLILLPVVSNSLLSPSHSLSFHLNPSGFFSATLGSSCCFLTEDYSPHTLQYEEYFPGTLQSEGICKFKCFMAKHVGSLPFLLRHSEEFPGVTSLLQISHIQVCKDYLAHAHRCFRRTAHHGVEAS
- the LOC125513254 gene encoding uncharacterized protein LOC125513254 isoform X2, which translates into the protein MDGCLPYDAHTAASAFHLNPSGFFSATLGSSCCFLTEDYSPHTLQYEEYFPGTLQSEGICKFKCFMAKHVGSLPFLLRHSEEFPGVTSLLQISHIQVCKDYLAHAHRCFRRTAHHGVEAS